From the genome of Flavobacterium luteolum, one region includes:
- a CDS encoding DUF3109 family protein translates to MFQLGKTIVSEDILEKEFVCNLSACKGACCVDGDAGAPLNEAETKILEEIYPKVKPFLRKEGIAAIEAQGTWVKGTDGDLETPLIDNKDCAYVIFDGKTALCGIEQAYNQGLVDWKKPVSCHLYPIRVKDFTEFAAVNYDKWDICDDACSLGKELEVPVYKFVKEALIRRFGEDWYLELEKVAEELKNS, encoded by the coding sequence ATGTTTCAATTAGGAAAAACCATAGTATCAGAGGACATCCTCGAAAAAGAATTTGTTTGTAATTTATCAGCGTGCAAGGGAGCTTGCTGTGTTGATGGAGATGCCGGCGCGCCTTTAAACGAAGCCGAAACAAAAATTTTAGAAGAAATCTATCCAAAAGTAAAGCCTTTTTTAAGAAAAGAAGGAATTGCTGCAATCGAAGCTCAAGGCACTTGGGTAAAAGGAACTGACGGAGATCTCGAAACGCCGCTTATTGATAATAAAGATTGCGCTTACGTAATTTTTGACGGAAAAACTGCACTTTGCGGAATTGAGCAAGCTTATAACCAAGGACTCGTTGATTGGAAAAAACCAGTTTCTTGTCATTTATATCCAATTCGTGTAAAAGACTTCACAGAATTTGCTGCAGTCAATTATGATAAATGGGATATTTGTGATGATGCCTGTTCGTTAGGAAAAGAATTGGAAGTTCCAGTTTATAAATTCGTAAAAGAAGCGTTGATAAGACGCTTTGGAGAAGACTGGTATTTGGAACTTGAAAAGGTAGCCGAAGAGCTTAAAAATTCGTAA
- a CDS encoding MarC family protein → MLEIDFKEIITVSMVLFAVIDIVGSIPIIVNLRAKVGHIESEKASIVAGAIMIVFLFVGEGLLNLIGIDVHSFAVAGSFVLFFLALEMILGIRIYRDEEPGSASIVPLAFPLIAGAGTMTTLLSLRSQFHTINIIIAIVLNIILVYIVLKSSKKIENLLGENGLGVVRKTFGVILLAIAVKLFAANVKGLFV, encoded by the coding sequence ATGTTAGAAATCGATTTTAAAGAAATCATTACCGTTAGTATGGTGCTTTTTGCCGTAATTGATATTGTTGGTTCAATTCCGATTATTGTAAATTTAAGAGCTAAAGTCGGACACATCGAATCTGAAAAAGCTTCTATTGTAGCCGGAGCCATCATGATTGTTTTTCTTTTTGTTGGAGAAGGTTTACTAAACTTAATTGGTATTGACGTTCATTCATTTGCCGTTGCGGGATCGTTTGTTTTGTTCTTTTTAGCTTTAGAAATGATTTTAGGAATCAGAATTTATCGTGATGAAGAACCTGGGTCTGCTTCTATTGTACCACTGGCTTTTCCTCTAATCGCTGGAGCAGGAACCATGACAACCTTATTATCGCTTCGTTCTCAGTTTCATACAATCAACATTATCATTGCGATTGTGCTTAATATTATCTTGGTTTATATAGTCTTGAAGTCTTCAAAAAAGATCGAAAATCTGTTGGGAGAAAACGGACTTGGAGTGGTTCGCAAGACATTTGGAGTAATACTTTTAGCAATTGCTGTTAAATTATTCGCTGCTAATGTTAAAGGTTTGTTTGTCTAA
- a CDS encoding S41 family peptidase produces MKFNPKYLPIVIGATFALGTIAGSIMNAPASDQLLAKNYSKTKLNKLIDFINTEYVDSVNTDSIVNLTVDNILSKLDPHSVYIPPSEQAEVAESMKGDFVGIGINFYMYKDSVAIIKPVENGPSAKAGIKSGDRILFAGKTKLYGRKLPSDSLFSKLKGLQGSEIELTVFRKSEQKKLKFKVKRDIIPIKSVDASLLLGNNVGYIKINRFAETTFNEFKTGLTRLKQKGIQSLVIDLRDNGGGYMEEAIAIADEFLKDKQLIVFTKSKNGSTEKTYATKAGSFETGKVYVLINENSASASEILAGAIQDNDRGTIVGRRSFGKGLVQREMDFNDGSAVRLTVARYYTPTGRSIQKPYKKGNEEYFKESESRIATGELYAKDSIKVADSLKFKTPKGKIVYGGGGIVPDVFVPMEAEHGNENVAYLLQTGIVGHFVFEELDKNRNAFAGDSFADFLAKMKNSDLYFKKFKNYILMTGLDLKLDKTKALVNRHITAEFARQLYGELYYYDVILKEDAMIKTILNPKK; encoded by the coding sequence ATGAAATTTAATCCGAAATATTTGCCAATAGTCATAGGAGCAACTTTTGCTCTTGGAACAATTGCTGGAAGCATTATGAATGCTCCTGCAAGCGACCAGCTTTTGGCTAAAAATTACTCTAAAACCAAACTTAATAAACTTATTGACTTTATCAATACCGAATATGTTGATAGTGTCAATACCGATTCGATTGTAAATCTTACAGTCGATAATATACTTTCCAAATTAGACCCGCATTCAGTTTATATTCCGCCAAGCGAGCAAGCTGAGGTTGCCGAAAGCATGAAAGGTGATTTCGTGGGAATTGGGATTAATTTTTATATGTATAAAGATTCGGTTGCGATTATAAAACCGGTCGAAAACGGACCTTCAGCAAAAGCAGGAATAAAATCTGGCGATCGAATTCTATTCGCTGGAAAAACAAAATTGTACGGTAGAAAACTGCCTTCAGATAGTTTGTTTTCTAAATTAAAAGGCCTTCAGGGTTCAGAAATCGAGCTGACTGTTTTTAGAAAATCAGAACAAAAGAAATTAAAATTTAAAGTAAAACGAGATATTATTCCTATCAAAAGCGTTGATGCTTCTTTGTTGTTAGGAAATAATGTTGGTTACATCAAAATTAATCGTTTTGCAGAAACCACTTTTAATGAGTTTAAAACTGGTTTAACGAGATTAAAACAAAAAGGAATTCAGTCTCTTGTAATTGACCTTCGCGATAATGGCGGTGGTTACATGGAAGAAGCGATTGCCATTGCCGATGAATTTTTGAAAGACAAACAGTTAATCGTTTTTACAAAAAGTAAAAACGGCTCTACTGAGAAAACATACGCTACAAAAGCAGGAAGTTTTGAAACTGGAAAAGTGTACGTTTTAATTAATGAAAATAGTGCTTCTGCAAGCGAAATTCTAGCGGGAGCAATCCAAGATAATGACCGCGGAACGATTGTTGGACGCCGTTCTTTTGGAAAAGGATTAGTTCAGAGAGAAATGGATTTTAACGACGGATCTGCTGTGAGATTGACTGTAGCGCGTTATTACACGCCAACAGGAAGATCGATTCAGAAACCATATAAAAAAGGAAACGAAGAATATTTTAAAGAATCAGAATCTAGAATTGCTACTGGAGAGTTGTATGCGAAAGACAGCATAAAAGTAGCTGATTCATTAAAATTTAAAACTCCAAAAGGTAAAATAGTATACGGCGGCGGCGGAATTGTTCCAGATGTTTTTGTGCCAATGGAAGCAGAGCACGGAAATGAAAATGTTGCTTATTTGCTGCAAACAGGAATTGTTGGTCATTTTGTTTTCGAAGAATTGGATAAAAATAGAAATGCTTTTGCAGGTGATAGTTTCGCTGATTTTTTGGCTAAAATGAAAAACTCAGACCTATATTTCAAAAAATTCAAAAATTATATTTTGATGACAGGTCTGGATTTGAAATTAGATAAAACAAAAGCACTTGTAAACCGTCATATTACGGCTGAATTTGCCCGACAGCTGTATGGAGAATTGTATTATTATGATGTGATCTTAAAAGAAGATGCCATGATAAAAACAATTCTGAATCCGAAGAAATAA
- a CDS encoding FAD-dependent oxidoreductase: protein MFDVLIIGGGVSGMSCALVLGSAKNKTFVTDKKIGIFTHQKNSSLQEAIFYNAYGITPGKLGSELLSESTEDLATTYPHITQIPNEKVMKIEGSYPEFTVVTNKNSYQTKNIVVGIGSANTFDIEGLMQFVEPHKKALPEKQRIQLKNEDHKVADGIYAIGTLAGWRSQLAIAAGSGAAVATDILTLWNNGVQTHAHDSIR from the coding sequence ATGTTTGATGTTTTAATTATCGGCGGAGGAGTATCTGGAATGTCATGTGCTCTTGTCTTAGGGTCCGCAAAAAACAAAACTTTTGTTACTGATAAAAAAATCGGAATTTTTACCCACCAGAAGAATTCTTCTTTACAAGAGGCAATATTTTATAACGCTTACGGAATTACACCAGGAAAATTAGGTTCTGAACTGCTTTCTGAAAGCACAGAGGATTTAGCAACAACTTACCCACACATTACTCAGATTCCAAATGAAAAAGTAATGAAAATTGAGGGCAGTTATCCTGAATTTACTGTTGTAACCAACAAGAATTCATACCAAACAAAAAATATCGTAGTCGGAATTGGTTCTGCCAATACTTTCGACATAGAAGGTTTAATGCAATTTGTTGAACCTCACAAAAAAGCGCTTCCAGAAAAACAGCGAATTCAACTTAAAAATGAAGATCATAAAGTTGCTGACGGCATTTATGCAATCGGGACTTTAGCTGGCTGGAGAAGTCAATTGGCAATTGCTGCCGGGAGTGGTGCAGCAGTAGCAACAGATATTCTTACTTTATGGAATAACGGTGTACAGACTCACGCTCACGATAGTATTCGATAA
- a CDS encoding ribonucleotide-diphosphate reductase subunit beta, producing MSQIEPILQENKNRFVIFPIKHHDIWEWYKKMEASFWTAEEIDLHQDLTDWNNKLNDDERYFIKHILAFFAASDGIVNENLAENFVNEVQYAEAKFFYGFQIMMENIHSETYSLLIDTYVKDEAEKTELFNALEVFPAIAKKGEWALKWIESDSFAERLIAFAAVEGIFFSGAFCSIYWLKKRGLMPGLTFSNELISRDEGVHCDFAVHLHNHHLVNKVPKERIKEIIVDALDIERQFVTESLPVSLIGMNAGLMTQYLEFVADRLLVELGCERVYGSANPFDFMDMISLQGKTNFFEKRVAEYQKSGVMNTDSDAQKISFDADF from the coding sequence ATGTCACAAATCGAACCAATATTACAAGAAAATAAAAATCGCTTCGTTATTTTTCCGATTAAACATCATGATATTTGGGAGTGGTATAAGAAGATGGAAGCAAGTTTTTGGACTGCAGAAGAAATTGACTTACACCAAGATTTGACAGACTGGAATAATAAATTGAATGACGATGAAAGATATTTCATTAAACATATCTTAGCATTCTTTGCTGCTTCTGACGGAATCGTAAATGAAAATCTTGCTGAGAACTTTGTAAACGAAGTTCAATATGCTGAAGCAAAGTTTTTCTATGGTTTCCAAATTATGATGGAAAACATTCATAGTGAAACGTATTCTTTATTGATTGATACTTATGTAAAAGACGAAGCAGAAAAAACAGAATTGTTTAATGCTTTGGAAGTATTTCCGGCTATTGCAAAAAAAGGAGAATGGGCTTTAAAATGGATCGAGTCAGATTCGTTTGCTGAAAGACTTATTGCTTTTGCTGCAGTTGAAGGAATCTTTTTCTCAGGAGCCTTCTGTTCAATTTATTGGTTGAAAAAACGTGGTTTAATGCCAGGTTTAACTTTCTCTAATGAGTTGATTTCTCGTGACGAAGGCGTACATTGTGATTTTGCGGTTCACCTGCACAATCATCATTTGGTAAATAAAGTGCCAAAAGAAAGAATTAAAGAAATTATTGTCGATGCCTTAGATATCGAAAGACAGTTTGTAACTGAATCTCTTCCGGTAAGTTTAATTGGTATGAATGCTGGTTTGATGACGCAGTATTTAGAGTTCGTTGCTGATAGACTTTTAGTAGAATTAGGTTGTGAGCGTGTTTACGGATCAGCGAATCCATTTGATTTCATGGACATGATTTCTCTTCAAGGAAAAACTAATTTTTTTGAAAAACGTGTTGCAGAGTATCAAAAATCTGGTGTAATGAACACAGACAGCGATGCTCAGAAAATTTCATTTGATGCAGATTTTTAG
- a CDS encoding nuclear transport factor 2 family protein: MKIETVVNAEIELLTAIKKSDVMALETILHDDLLFNMPDGQTITKEIDLQTYRSGKIKIDSLEGSDQIVNIIGDSAVVTVTVALNGAYDGNPINGVFKYIRVWKKIGKNLKVIAGSCVQLA, from the coding sequence ATGAAAATAGAAACCGTTGTTAATGCAGAAATTGAACTCCTAACTGCAATTAAAAAATCGGATGTTATGGCTTTGGAAACCATTCTTCATGATGATTTATTGTTTAATATGCCAGATGGGCAAACCATTACTAAAGAAATCGATTTACAGACCTACCGTTCTGGAAAGATTAAAATTGATTCTTTGGAAGGTTCTGATCAAATCGTTAATATTATTGGTGACTCGGCTGTAGTTACTGTTACAGTCGCATTAAATGGGGCTTATGATGGCAATCCGATTAACGGAGTTTTCAAATATATAAGAGTCTGGAAAAAAATAGGAAAAAATCTAAAAGTTATAGCAGGAAGCTGTGTTCAGCTGGCGTAA